The following are encoded in a window of Actinomyces oris genomic DNA:
- a CDS encoding universal stress protein codes for MTYNTIVAAVGNLEENTHVIDRACEMARLCDATLLLVAGYDPVSPRDKARINEFAPVADVRVGLTEDQAYAVVEKARDIAVERGVGLAQGVVVEGTAVDAVTLVTLETEADLVIVGSKGVDSLFGRIFGAVSVQVLRKSKCDVLVVVP; via the coding sequence GTGACCTACAACACCATTGTTGCCGCAGTCGGCAATCTTGAGGAGAACACCCACGTCATCGATCGCGCCTGCGAGATGGCGCGACTGTGTGACGCCACCCTTCTCCTCGTGGCCGGCTACGACCCCGTCTCGCCCCGGGACAAGGCTCGCATCAACGAGTTTGCCCCCGTCGCCGATGTGCGGGTCGGGCTCACCGAGGACCAGGCCTACGCCGTCGTCGAGAAAGCGCGCGACATCGCAGTCGAGCGCGGCGTCGGCCTCGCCCAGGGCGTCGTCGTCGAGGGCACGGCGGTCGATGCCGTCACCCTCGTCACCTTGGAGACCGAGGCGGACCTCGTCATCGTCGGATCCAAAGGCGTCGATTCGCTGTTCGGCCGCATCTTCGGAGCCGTCTCCGTCCAGGTGCTCCGCAAGTCGAAGTGCGACGTCCTCGTCGTCGTTCCCTAG
- the ppdK gene encoding pyruvate, phosphate dikinase yields MPKYVYRFSEGDKDQKDLLGGKGANLAEMTRLDLPVPPGFTITTDACRAYLASGEVPEELSVQVTTALRGVEEELGRELGAAEDPLLVSVRSGAKFSMPGMMETVLNIGLNDVSVQGLAAASSDERFAWDSYRRLIQMFGKTVLDIDGDHFSDALDAKKDARGVSMDYELPVDALQELVEEYKAIVKEHAGIDFPQDPRSQLDMATEAVFRSWNTERAHIYRRREKIPHDLGTAVNVCTMVFGNMGETSGTGVCFTRDPSTGRTGVYGDYLVNAQGEDVVAGIRNTLSLADLERLDKASYDELRSIMRRLETHYRDLCDIEFTIERGKLWMLQTRVGKRTAAAAFRVATQLVDEKLITMDEALTRVSGEQLTQLMFPQFDDDSSRDLLTRAMAASPGAAVGYIAFDNDEAVSRAEKGDSVILVRRETNPDDLPGMVAAAGVLTARGGKTSHAAVVARGMGKTCVCGAEALEVDSAAKTLRIAGREEVLTSEDIIAIDGTTGEVFLGEVGVVDSPVMTYLRRGLDEALKAAGDEDTRELVTAVDRLMRHADAVRRLQVRANADTPDDARHAIHRGAQGVGLCRTEHMFLGERKQFVQNLILASSDAEREAALAALLPLQKGDFIQMFETMNGKPMTVRLIDPPLHEFLPDLTELSVKVAVDRERGELDPADEELLAVVRKSHEANPMLGLRGVRLLLTMPGLIELQVRAIAEAAVERLKAGGDPHPEIMIPLIGSVRELQLARERVEHVLQEVSQASGYALDFPVGCMIELPRAAVTAAHVAEEADFFSFGTNDLTQTTWGFSRDDVEGSFVGRYIDDGIFGVSPFETIDADGVGGMVRLGVEGGRSTKPTMKMGVCGEHGGDPESIGFFHRVGLNYVSCSPFRVPVARLEAGRAAVADKAE; encoded by the coding sequence ATGCCCAAGTACGTGTACCGCTTCAGCGAGGGTGACAAGGACCAGAAGGATCTCCTGGGAGGCAAGGGAGCGAACCTGGCGGAGATGACCCGGCTGGATCTCCCCGTTCCCCCCGGCTTCACCATCACCACCGACGCCTGTCGCGCCTACCTGGCCAGCGGCGAGGTCCCCGAGGAGCTCTCGGTTCAGGTCACCACCGCTCTGCGTGGAGTCGAGGAGGAGCTGGGGCGCGAGCTCGGCGCCGCCGAGGATCCCCTGCTCGTCTCGGTGCGAAGCGGCGCCAAGTTCTCCATGCCCGGCATGATGGAGACCGTCCTCAACATCGGCCTCAACGACGTCTCCGTCCAGGGCCTGGCCGCCGCCAGCTCCGACGAGCGCTTCGCCTGGGACTCCTACCGCCGCCTCATCCAGATGTTCGGCAAGACCGTCCTGGACATCGACGGCGACCACTTCTCCGACGCCCTGGACGCCAAGAAGGACGCGCGGGGCGTCTCCATGGACTATGAGCTCCCCGTGGACGCCCTCCAGGAGCTGGTCGAGGAGTACAAGGCCATCGTCAAGGAGCACGCCGGCATCGACTTCCCGCAGGATCCCCGCTCCCAGCTGGACATGGCCACCGAGGCCGTCTTCCGCTCCTGGAACACGGAGCGCGCCCACATCTACCGCCGCCGCGAGAAGATCCCGCACGACCTGGGCACCGCGGTCAACGTGTGCACCATGGTGTTCGGCAACATGGGGGAGACCTCGGGCACCGGCGTGTGCTTCACCCGCGACCCCTCCACCGGGCGCACCGGTGTCTACGGCGACTACCTGGTCAACGCCCAGGGCGAGGACGTCGTCGCCGGTATCCGCAACACCCTGTCCCTGGCCGACCTCGAGCGCCTGGACAAGGCCTCCTACGACGAGCTGCGCTCCATCATGCGCCGCCTGGAGACCCACTACCGCGACCTGTGCGACATCGAGTTCACCATCGAGCGCGGCAAGCTGTGGATGCTCCAGACCCGCGTGGGCAAGCGCACCGCCGCGGCCGCCTTCCGTGTGGCCACCCAGCTCGTCGACGAAAAGCTCATCACCATGGACGAGGCCCTCACGCGCGTCTCCGGCGAGCAGCTCACCCAGCTGATGTTCCCCCAGTTCGACGACGACTCCAGCCGCGACCTGCTCACCCGCGCCATGGCCGCCTCCCCGGGCGCCGCCGTGGGCTACATCGCCTTCGACAACGACGAGGCCGTCTCCCGTGCCGAGAAGGGCGACTCCGTCATCCTCGTGCGCCGCGAGACCAACCCCGACGACCTGCCCGGCATGGTCGCGGCTGCCGGCGTGCTCACGGCCCGCGGCGGCAAGACCAGTCACGCCGCCGTCGTCGCCCGCGGCATGGGCAAGACCTGCGTGTGCGGTGCCGAGGCCCTCGAGGTCGACTCCGCCGCCAAGACCCTGCGCATCGCGGGACGCGAGGAAGTCCTCACCAGTGAGGACATCATCGCCATCGACGGCACCACCGGCGAGGTCTTCCTCGGTGAGGTCGGCGTCGTCGACTCCCCGGTCATGACCTACCTGCGTCGCGGCCTGGACGAGGCGCTCAAGGCGGCCGGAGACGAGGACACCCGCGAGCTCGTCACCGCCGTGGACCGCCTCATGCGCCACGCCGATGCGGTCCGCCGCCTTCAGGTGCGCGCCAACGCCGACACCCCCGACGACGCCCGCCACGCCATCCACCGCGGCGCCCAGGGCGTGGGGCTGTGCCGCACCGAGCACATGTTCCTGGGCGAGCGCAAGCAGTTCGTCCAGAACCTCATCCTGGCCTCCTCCGACGCCGAGCGCGAGGCCGCCCTGGCCGCCCTCCTGCCGCTGCAGAAGGGCGACTTCATCCAGATGTTCGAGACGATGAACGGCAAGCCCATGACGGTGCGCCTCATCGACCCGCCGCTGCACGAGTTCCTGCCGGACCTGACCGAGCTGAGCGTCAAGGTGGCCGTCGACCGCGAGCGCGGCGAGCTGGACCCGGCCGACGAGGAGCTCCTGGCCGTGGTGCGCAAGAGCCACGAGGCCAACCCGATGCTCGGCCTGCGCGGGGTCCGCCTGCTGCTGACCATGCCGGGCCTCATCGAGCTCCAGGTGCGCGCCATCGCCGAGGCCGCCGTCGAGCGCCTCAAGGCCGGCGGCGACCCGCACCCCGAGATCATGATCCCGCTCATCGGATCGGTGCGTGAGCTCCAGCTGGCGCGCGAGCGCGTGGAGCACGTGCTGCAGGAGGTCTCCCAGGCCTCCGGCTACGCCCTCGACTTCCCGGTGGGCTGCATGATCGAGCTGCCGCGTGCTGCCGTCACCGCCGCCCACGTCGCCGAGGAGGCCGACTTCTTCTCCTTCGGCACCAACGACCTGACCCAGACCACCTGGGGCTTCTCACGCGACGACGTCGAGGGCTCCTTCGTGGGCCGCTACATCGACGACGGCATCTTCGGGGTCTCCCCCTTCGAGACCATCGACGCCGACGGCGTGGGCGGCATGGTGCGCCTGGGCGTCGAGGGCGGCCGCTCCACCAAGCCGACGATGAAGATGGGTGTGTGCGGCGAGCACGGCGGAGACCCCGAGTCCATCGGCTTCTTCCACCGGGTCGGCCTGAACTACGTCTCCTGCTCGCCCTTCCGGGTGCCGGTGGCCCGCCTGGAGGCCGGGCGCGCGGCCGTCGCGGACAAGGCTGAGTAA
- a CDS encoding alpha/beta hydrolase — MTEISGAGAPTADVQASSGVVGALKAVHILQPWMGTVCVVVAAVVIAWLWWRRTRYLPWPRQLVVPAAAAVSAVTSWLAVDVIWHPVADGVGWFVWTWVGVIGLVIAQLVTGNRTEGRQRAVRSRNRRLVRATESASSLVTVVASSLLAINTFFASYPTLASVLGYGVATTPLSRLQGAAARSPAPVRGKGTLEETWRPPSDMPARGEAVTADIPAGDQSGTKGFTPRGAFIYLPPAYLGSQRPALPVLVLLTGQPGSPSDWFELGNLKDTMDAYAANHHGLAPVVVVADLLGSPYANPLCSDTKAGGKVATYLDKDVPAWIRANLQVDDDPAHWAVAGLSNGGTCAMQVVTRSPGVYRTFLAISAEEHPSLGSVERTISQGFGGDRAAYEANDPLSLMSSAPPGRYNGIAGIVSVGRQDTSYRGAVPVLAEAATRAGMTVSTRQYDGAHTWAVWGPALADQLDWLGGRLGIASPSPAS; from the coding sequence GTGACTGAGATCAGCGGTGCTGGCGCGCCCACCGCCGACGTGCAGGCGTCGAGCGGCGTCGTGGGCGCTCTCAAGGCCGTCCACATCCTTCAGCCGTGGATGGGGACGGTCTGCGTGGTCGTGGCCGCGGTGGTCATCGCCTGGCTGTGGTGGCGGCGCACCCGCTACCTGCCCTGGCCTCGCCAGCTCGTCGTGCCTGCTGCCGCAGCAGTGAGCGCAGTGACCTCTTGGCTGGCCGTGGACGTCATCTGGCATCCCGTCGCCGACGGTGTCGGCTGGTTCGTGTGGACCTGGGTGGGCGTCATCGGCCTCGTCATCGCCCAACTGGTCACCGGCAACCGCACCGAGGGACGTCAGCGGGCGGTGCGTTCACGTAACCGCCGCCTGGTGCGCGCCACGGAGTCCGCCTCCAGCCTCGTGACCGTGGTGGCCTCCTCCCTGCTGGCCATCAACACCTTCTTCGCCTCCTACCCCACCCTGGCATCGGTCCTGGGCTATGGGGTGGCGACCACGCCACTCAGCCGTCTGCAGGGCGCCGCGGCCCGGTCTCCGGCACCCGTGCGCGGAAAAGGGACGCTGGAGGAGACCTGGAGGCCGCCGTCGGACATGCCCGCCCGCGGCGAGGCGGTCACCGCCGACATCCCGGCCGGCGACCAGTCCGGAACGAAGGGCTTCACACCGCGGGGGGCCTTCATCTACCTGCCGCCGGCCTACCTGGGCTCTCAGCGCCCGGCCCTGCCGGTCCTGGTCCTGCTCACCGGGCAGCCGGGAAGCCCGTCGGACTGGTTCGAGCTGGGAAACCTGAAGGACACGATGGACGCCTACGCGGCCAACCACCACGGTCTGGCCCCGGTAGTCGTCGTCGCCGACCTCCTGGGCAGCCCGTACGCCAATCCCCTGTGCTCCGACACGAAGGCGGGCGGCAAGGTGGCCACCTACCTGGACAAGGACGTCCCGGCCTGGATCCGGGCGAACCTGCAGGTCGACGACGACCCAGCCCACTGGGCGGTGGCCGGCCTGTCCAACGGGGGCACCTGCGCGATGCAGGTCGTCACCCGCTCACCGGGCGTCTACCGCACCTTCCTGGCGATCAGTGCCGAGGAGCACCCCTCGCTGGGCAGCGTGGAGCGCACCATCTCCCAGGGCTTCGGAGGGGACCGTGCCGCCTACGAGGCCAACGACCCGCTCTCCCTGATGTCCTCCGCCCCACCTGGCCGCTACAACGGCATCGCCGGCATCGTGTCGGTGGGCCGCCAGGACACCAGCTACCGCGGGGCCGTGCCCGTTCTGGCCGAGGCCGCCACGAGGGCCGGGATGACGGTGAGCACCCGCCAGTACGACGGCGCCCACACCTGGGCCGTGTGGGGGCCGGCGCTGGCCGACCAGCTCGATTGGCTGGGCGGGCGCCTGGGTATCGCCTCGCCGTCGCCGGCCTCCTGA
- a CDS encoding bifunctional lysylphosphatidylglycerol flippase/synthetase MprF, with protein sequence MPSVSSTTTPPDAPELAPSPAPSSTSSPAPSPSSASAAPASEPSHLSVYARQARRAARAWLAPAPAATSCAALTLVIGIVLLPWGSRGQIALSAYIHQPQRVWTLLTAWAVPGHLLPVTGCLMLLSVGVLLERLLGTRRWLATAVVSCAGGIVLAQALYPLIRHVWDAWSPYLVLAPIQGISLPTAGLVAASTSVMRPSWRRRTRLATFAVLVVSAAVTGTVGALARLGAGVIGLIMGVVLERGQQTAPSQELPRRSERELVAFLVACWAVSCALAVVSNAAGPLADARYGLTPAILPKDAVIYPVEQLLMCMPAFLQLVLADGLRRGRRSAAYGTIALQIFLGVCAALFALVEKIGEQMPASGPTTTQLLHSWLRSGHLLVPLLLNIVVISLVVWTRRRFTLGSRPGVIRRAVVAWILTLLGGAVLTVAGGLLMSHDFSPYATWPALLETYVSYLLPISTGGIMSLIVEPLTPLAHLLTGWVPVLVWLLTILWVWLAQSAPARTRISDREELIDLVRSRGAGTLGWMLTWQGNEAWVNEAGTAGFSYRPSRDVALTVGDPAADDADVAQAVRDFADFATDAGLIPALYSVHAPAMEAARAMGWTIMQVAEEAVLDLPDLAFRGKAYQDVRTALNHAKKEGVEAVWTSFRDCPAGRRDQIRAISQAWASDKPLPEMGFTLGGLAELDDAETRLLLAVDAEGTVQGVTSWLPVYRDGRVIGLTLDFMRRREGGFRPVMEYLIGRAAQDAQAEGLEILSLSGAPLSRSAPADGGSSSRFDPLLNLLASVLEPAYGFGSLHAYKRKFKPRSVPMYLAVPDLVDLPTVGIAIARAYLPGLKPSQTARFAHVLMNRD encoded by the coding sequence ATGCCGTCGGTCTCATCCACCACGACTCCCCCGGACGCACCTGAGCTCGCGCCCTCCCCGGCGCCCTCCTCCACCTCATCGCCCGCACCATCACCGTCATCGGCGTCGGCCGCTCCTGCGTCTGAGCCCTCGCACCTGAGCGTCTACGCGCGTCAAGCCCGGCGGGCCGCGCGCGCCTGGCTGGCCCCGGCGCCGGCTGCGACCAGCTGTGCCGCGCTGACCCTGGTCATCGGGATCGTCCTGCTGCCCTGGGGGTCCCGGGGGCAGATCGCCCTGTCCGCCTACATCCACCAGCCCCAGCGGGTGTGGACCCTGCTGACCGCCTGGGCGGTCCCCGGTCACCTGCTGCCGGTGACCGGCTGCCTCATGCTGCTGTCCGTCGGCGTGCTGCTGGAGCGGCTCCTGGGCACTCGACGGTGGCTGGCCACCGCCGTCGTCTCCTGCGCCGGAGGCATCGTCCTGGCCCAGGCGCTCTACCCCCTCATCCGCCACGTGTGGGACGCCTGGTCCCCCTACCTCGTCCTCGCCCCGATCCAGGGCATCAGCCTGCCCACCGCCGGCCTGGTGGCGGCCTCCACCAGTGTCATGCGTCCGTCCTGGCGACGGCGTACGCGCTTGGCAACCTTCGCCGTCCTCGTCGTCTCGGCCGCTGTGACCGGAACCGTGGGCGCCCTGGCCCGCCTGGGAGCAGGGGTCATCGGCCTCATCATGGGAGTCGTCCTGGAGCGTGGGCAGCAGACGGCCCCCTCCCAGGAGCTGCCCCGGCGCTCGGAGCGCGAGCTCGTGGCCTTCCTGGTGGCCTGCTGGGCCGTGAGCTGCGCCCTGGCGGTGGTGAGTAACGCCGCAGGCCCCCTGGCCGACGCCCGCTACGGGCTGACCCCCGCCATCCTGCCCAAGGACGCCGTCATCTATCCGGTCGAGCAGCTTCTGATGTGCATGCCGGCGTTCCTGCAGCTGGTCCTGGCCGACGGCCTGCGCCGGGGGCGCCGTTCAGCGGCCTACGGCACCATCGCCCTGCAGATCTTCCTGGGGGTGTGCGCGGCCCTGTTCGCCCTGGTGGAGAAGATCGGCGAGCAGATGCCCGCGTCAGGTCCCACCACGACCCAGCTCCTGCACAGCTGGCTGCGCTCGGGGCACCTGCTGGTGCCGCTGTTGCTCAACATCGTGGTCATCAGCCTGGTGGTGTGGACCAGGAGGCGCTTCACCCTGGGCTCGCGCCCCGGCGTCATTCGTCGCGCCGTCGTCGCCTGGATCCTGACCCTCCTGGGCGGGGCGGTCCTGACCGTCGCCGGGGGATTGCTCATGTCTCACGACTTCTCCCCCTACGCGACCTGGCCCGCCCTGCTGGAGACCTACGTGTCCTACCTGCTGCCCATCAGCACCGGCGGCATCATGAGCCTGATCGTCGAGCCCCTGACCCCGCTGGCCCACCTGCTCACCGGGTGGGTGCCGGTCCTGGTGTGGCTCCTGACGATCCTGTGGGTGTGGCTGGCCCAGTCCGCTCCCGCCCGCACCCGGATCTCCGACCGCGAGGAGCTCATCGACCTGGTGCGCAGCCGCGGCGCCGGGACCCTGGGGTGGATGCTCACTTGGCAAGGCAACGAGGCCTGGGTCAACGAGGCGGGCACGGCCGGCTTCTCCTACCGGCCCAGCCGCGACGTCGCCCTGACAGTCGGGGACCCCGCCGCCGACGACGCCGACGTGGCCCAGGCGGTGCGCGACTTCGCCGACTTCGCCACCGACGCCGGACTCATCCCGGCCCTGTACTCGGTGCACGCCCCGGCGATGGAGGCCGCCCGCGCCATGGGCTGGACGATCATGCAGGTGGCCGAGGAGGCCGTCCTGGACCTACCGGACCTGGCCTTCCGCGGCAAGGCCTACCAGGACGTGCGCACCGCCCTCAACCACGCCAAGAAGGAGGGCGTCGAGGCGGTGTGGACCAGCTTCCGCGACTGCCCCGCCGGCCGGCGCGACCAGATCCGGGCCATCTCCCAGGCCTGGGCCAGCGACAAGCCGCTGCCAGAGATGGGCTTCACCCTGGGCGGCCTGGCCGAGCTCGACGACGCCGAGACGCGCCTACTGCTGGCCGTGGACGCCGAGGGAACCGTCCAGGGCGTCACCTCCTGGCTGCCGGTCTACCGCGATGGGCGCGTCATCGGCCTGACCCTGGACTTCATGCGGCGCCGCGAGGGCGGTTTCCGGCCCGTCATGGAGTACCTCATCGGGCGCGCCGCCCAGGACGCCCAGGCCGAGGGCCTGGAGATCCTGTCCCTGTCCGGGGCGCCGCTGTCGCGCTCCGCACCGGCCGACGGCGGCTCCTCCTCACGCTTCGACCCGCTCCTGAACCTCTTGGCCTCCGTGCTGGAGCCGGCCTACGGATTCGGCTCCCTGCACGCCTACAAGCGCAAGTTCAAGCCGCGCTCCGTGCCCATGTACCTGGCGGTTCCCGACCTGGTGGACCTGCCCACGGTGGGGATCGCCATCGCCCGGGCCTACCTGCCCGGTCTCAAGCCCTCCCAGACGGCGCGCTTCGCCCATGTGCTGATGAACCGTGACTGA
- a CDS encoding alpha/beta hydrolase: MNATTEHAPVDAWGPDFLGPGFEARTLELLPDDEDDGAVATLVRHLPALDPGALPGTPTTPTFIYLYLHGWNDYFFQTHLAREISRLGGAFYALDLRRYGRSWREGQMLGWCTSLAEYDEDLGLALSAIRAEQGWEAELVLSGHSTGGLVASLWADRHPGALRALVLNSAWLSLQGSEIVRTVGDSVLRTLALRDPRMSILDGWVDPARVFSITDGWVPERDGELPNPAWADDPYVTGWDINPAWSIKPSAPVRVGWLQAVMEGHNRVAQGLDIRCPVLSMGAASTRLGVTWTPESRSADTIIDADATARRAVMLGKLVTIARFPGGVHDLTLSEPPVREQVFSALRRWMAAYVLR, from the coding sequence GTGAACGCAACGACCGAGCACGCGCCGGTGGACGCCTGGGGGCCGGACTTCCTGGGCCCGGGCTTCGAGGCCCGCACCCTGGAGCTGCTGCCCGACGACGAGGACGACGGCGCCGTCGCCACCCTGGTGCGCCACCTGCCGGCCCTCGACCCCGGCGCCCTGCCGGGCACCCCCACCACCCCCACCTTCATCTACCTCTACCTGCACGGCTGGAACGACTACTTCTTCCAGACCCACCTGGCCCGCGAGATCTCCCGCCTGGGCGGGGCCTTCTACGCCCTGGACCTGCGCCGCTACGGCCGCTCCTGGCGCGAGGGCCAGATGCTGGGCTGGTGCACCTCGCTGGCCGAGTACGACGAGGACCTGGGCCTGGCCCTGTCGGCCATCCGCGCCGAGCAGGGCTGGGAGGCCGAGCTCGTCCTGTCGGGTCACTCCACGGGTGGGCTCGTCGCCTCCCTGTGGGCCGACCGCCACCCGGGGGCCCTGCGCGCCCTGGTTCTGAACTCCGCCTGGCTCTCGCTCCAGGGCTCCGAGATCGTGCGCACCGTCGGCGACTCGGTCCTGCGTACCCTGGCGCTGCGCGACCCGCGCATGTCGATCCTCGACGGCTGGGTCGACCCGGCGCGCGTCTTCTCCATCACCGACGGCTGGGTGCCCGAGCGTGACGGCGAGCTGCCCAATCCGGCCTGGGCCGACGATCCCTACGTGACCGGCTGGGACATCAACCCGGCCTGGTCGATCAAGCCCTCCGCGCCCGTGCGCGTGGGCTGGCTCCAGGCCGTCATGGAGGGCCACAACCGCGTCGCCCAGGGCCTGGACATCCGCTGCCCGGTGCTGTCCATGGGCGCGGCCTCCACCCGCCTCGGGGTGACGTGGACTCCGGAGTCGCGCAGCGCGGACACGATCATCGACGCCGACGCCACCGCCCGCCGCGCCGTCATGCTCGGCAAGCTGGTGACCATCGCCCGTTTCCCCGGCGGCGTCCATGACCTCACGCTGTCCGAGCCGCCCGTGCGAGAGCAGGTCTTCTCGGCCCTGCGCCGCTGGATGGCCGCCTACGTGCTGCGCTGA
- a CDS encoding type II toxin-antitoxin system RelE/ParE family toxin, producing MIRSFGSKDTERLWHRERVPSIDPRIQRVALRELRQIASVQSVDELRVPPGNRLEVLKGDRAGQHSIRVNDQWRICFVWTGAGAEEVEIVDYH from the coding sequence GTGATCAGGTCGTTCGGTAGTAAGGACACTGAGCGGTTGTGGCACCGAGAACGAGTCCCATCGATTGACCCTCGCATACAACGGGTTGCCTTGCGTGAGTTACGTCAGATCGCTTCTGTGCAGTCTGTCGATGAGCTGAGAGTGCCGCCGGGGAACCGACTCGAGGTGCTCAAAGGTGATCGGGCCGGCCAGCACAGCATCAGAGTGAATGACCAGTGGCGGATCTGCTTCGTATGGACTGGCGCTGGAGCGGAGGAGGTTGAGATCGTTGACTACCACTGA
- a CDS encoding HigA family addiction module antitoxin yields MEDFIEGFGITQNKLAVAIGVPPRRINEIVHGKRAVTADTALRLGKYFGVSAQFWLNLQTQYDLDVAEDRLSMQIDAITPLRVA; encoded by the coding sequence ATGGAGGACTTCATCGAGGGATTCGGTATCACCCAGAACAAACTGGCTGTTGCTATCGGAGTGCCGCCGAGGCGTATCAATGAGATCGTGCACGGTAAGCGTGCGGTGACTGCGGATACGGCGCTGCGGCTCGGCAAGTACTTCGGGGTATCAGCGCAGTTCTGGTTGAACCTGCAGACCCAGTATGACCTTGACGTGGCGGAGGACCGTCTTTCGATGCAGATCGATGCCATCACTCCTCTGCGAGTGGCCTGA
- a CDS encoding dihydrolipoyl dehydrogenase family protein, producing the protein MSKETVPEQTSTYDVVVIGGGPAGENVAQYAIKGTDLTAVLVEGELLGGECSYYACMPSKAFLVPIEVAAASANLSGLRPAELSALDLLKRRDEWVSRYDDAGQVRWAEGAGLDVVRGWARLDGERRVAVRTAEGERVLRARRAVVLATGAQPVMPAAFQGLEAWDSRDATGVQEIPQHLIVVGGGVVACEAATWMSALGCDVTMLVRGPRLLSAAESFASRLIEEALTARGVTVMTDARVTAAERSQASDTGLGRIHGGSVTVTCAGRTIEADEILVATGRRPLLTGIGLETVGLEPDDVLAGRLPDWLYAVGDASGEAQLTHIGKYRARVIGERIAALAAGCEPEPVPESIPVPQVVFTDPQLASSGLTEQRARALDHDVVTAQVGYTSAAGAALLRDDAHGEAKLVVDRQTGAVLGATFVGPGAGELIHAATIAITAGVPVHRLRHAVPAYPTASEIWLRLIESLPSELLHPKR; encoded by the coding sequence ATGAGCAAGGAAACAGTGCCTGAGCAGACCAGCACCTACGATGTCGTCGTGATCGGTGGCGGGCCGGCGGGGGAGAACGTCGCCCAGTACGCCATCAAGGGCACCGACCTGACCGCGGTCCTCGTTGAGGGCGAGCTCCTGGGCGGCGAGTGCTCCTACTACGCCTGCATGCCCAGCAAGGCGTTCCTCGTGCCTATCGAGGTCGCGGCGGCGTCCGCCAACCTCAGCGGCCTGCGCCCGGCCGAACTGTCCGCGCTCGATCTGCTCAAGCGTCGTGACGAGTGGGTTTCCCGCTATGACGACGCTGGCCAGGTGCGTTGGGCCGAGGGTGCCGGTCTCGACGTCGTTCGCGGATGGGCACGCCTCGACGGCGAACGGCGCGTCGCCGTGAGAACCGCTGAGGGGGAGCGGGTCCTTCGCGCCCGCCGCGCTGTCGTTCTCGCCACTGGCGCGCAGCCCGTCATGCCTGCTGCGTTCCAAGGCCTTGAGGCCTGGGACTCGCGTGACGCCACCGGCGTGCAGGAGATCCCGCAGCATCTCATCGTTGTCGGTGGCGGGGTCGTCGCCTGCGAGGCCGCCACGTGGATGTCCGCCCTGGGCTGCGATGTCACCATGCTGGTGCGTGGTCCCCGCCTCCTGTCGGCTGCGGAGTCCTTCGCCTCCCGACTCATCGAGGAGGCTCTCACTGCCCGCGGTGTCACCGTCATGACGGATGCCCGGGTGACTGCCGCCGAGCGGTCCCAGGCCAGTGACACCGGGCTCGGTCGTATCCATGGCGGCTCTGTCACGGTCACCTGTGCCGGTCGAACCATCGAGGCCGATGAGATTCTGGTCGCCACCGGCCGTCGCCCTCTACTGACCGGCATAGGGCTGGAGACCGTCGGCCTGGAGCCCGACGACGTCCTGGCCGGTCGCCTTCCCGACTGGCTCTACGCCGTCGGCGACGCCAGTGGCGAGGCCCAGTTGACCCACATAGGCAAGTACCGAGCACGCGTCATAGGGGAGAGGATCGCCGCCCTTGCGGCTGGCTGCGAGCCCGAACCAGTGCCCGAGAGCATCCCGGTCCCACAAGTCGTCTTCACCGATCCTCAGCTCGCCTCCAGCGGCCTGACCGAGCAGAGGGCCCGGGCCCTCGACCACGACGTCGTCACCGCCCAGGTCGGTTACACCTCGGCTGCTGGAGCTGCCCTCCTGCGCGACGATGCCCACGGTGAGGCCAAGCTCGTCGTCGACCGGCAGACGGGGGCCGTGCTGGGAGCCACCTTCGTGGGCCCTGGTGCGGGTGAGCTCATCCACGCCGCCACCATCGCTATCACTGCGGGCGTCCCCGTCCATCGGCTGCGTCACGCCGTGCCCGCCTACCCCACTGCCAGTGAGATATGGCTGCGCCTCATCGAATCCCTCCCGAGCGAGTTGCTCCACCCGAAGAGGTGA
- a CDS encoding RpiB/LacA/LacB family sugar-phosphate isomerase, which produces MRIAIGAPGNGALLKDALAERLAEDGRVSDVLDLSTPEITYPEVSFRVARAVAEGRVDRGLLACGTGVGTAIAANKVPGVRAATAHDLLTVRGSVENYDAQILCMGQNVIAAPAAWALIDIWLDLRHDPTSSYGPKVGEITAYEARLHS; this is translated from the coding sequence ATGCGAATCGCCATCGGTGCCCCGGGCAATGGAGCCCTCCTGAAGGACGCTCTTGCGGAACGACTGGCTGAGGACGGGCGTGTGAGCGACGTCCTCGACCTGTCCACGCCGGAGATCACCTACCCGGAGGTCTCCTTCCGGGTCGCCCGGGCAGTCGCCGAGGGGCGGGTTGACCGGGGGCTTCTCGCCTGCGGCACCGGCGTGGGAACGGCCATCGCGGCCAACAAGGTGCCTGGGGTGCGTGCGGCGACCGCGCACGACCTGCTCACCGTGCGCGGCTCGGTGGAGAACTACGACGCCCAGATCCTGTGCATGGGACAGAACGTCATCGCCGCCCCCGCCGCCTGGGCGCTCATCGACATCTGGCTCGACCTGCGCCACGACCCCACCAGCAGCTACGGCCCCAAGGTCGGCGAGATCACCGCCTACGAGGCGCGCCTCCACTCCTGA